In Nocardia sp. XZ_19_385, the sequence CAGCAGATCTTGGAATTCCGTTCCGAGGACGTCGACTACCGCGAAATCCCCTCAGACCTAGCCGATCTGGACCAGCTACTGGCCGCCGAGACCGCACGTGGCATCCGGCTCATGAGCGAACCACCATGGCGCGTGCGACTTTTCCGCATGAGCCCGAACCACCACGTGCTGCTAGTGGTGGTCCATCACTGCGCCGCGGACGCCGAGTCACTGGGCACCCTGCTGAGCGAACTCCAATTCGCCTACCTCTCCCGTGCGGCGAACCAGGAACCGCAGTGGCCCACGGCCGCCTTCCAATACGCCGACTACACGCTCCAGCCCCGTGGAACCCTGGGCGCGAACACCGATCCCGGCGCTCGCTTCGCCCAGCAGTCCCACTACTGGCGCACCACCCTGGCCGACCTGCCACCGGAACCCCCGCTGCCGGTGGACAATCCGCGAACGGGCGCGAACCCGGCCGCGATCGTGGCCTTCGACATCGATGCCGACACCCACGCCCGCGTGCTCGCCACCGCCCGCCGCTGCGGCGCCACCACCTACACCGTGCTGCACACGGCCCTGGTCTGCGCGCTCGCCCGGCACGGCGCCGGCCCCGACCTGGTCCTCGGCACCGCGATGAGCAGCCGGGACCGCGCCGAACTCGACACCATGCTCGGCTGCGCCGTCGATATCGTCCTGATCCGCACCGACCGCGCGGCCGCGCCCACCTACCGCGACCTGATCCGCCAGGTCCGCGACCGCATTCTCGACGCCTACGAGCACCGCGAGTACCCCTACGAACGCCTGCTTCCGGCGGGCGCCACGGCGCTCCCCCAGATCGTCACCACCTTCTTCCGTGACGTCGCCACGGCGGGCGCCGTCGGCGATCTGGAGTTCGGTCTGCGGGAGTTGCCGACTCAGCGCGCCGAATTCGAAATCCTGATGCAGGCCCGCGAACGCATCGGCTCTGCCGGGCGACCCGGCGGGATCAGCGCCGAATTCCGTTACGCGGCAACACTGTGGGAGCCCGAGACCATCGCCGCCCTGGCCGCGAACCTGGCCGCCGCCCTCGCCGCGATCTGCGACGACCTGGACGCCGCGCCCGCCGGCCTACTGGCCTCAGCCGCGCAGGGCAGCGGCGAGCGCGGGATTGAGGGCTAGCGACAGCGACAGCAGCGATTCCACCAGCAGATCCACCAGCTGATCGCGGGTAATGGTCTCGGACCGCAACCAGCTGAGCGTGATCTCCTCGACGAACGCGATCCAGCCGCGCACCGCCAGGACCAGGCGCGGCCGGTCCTGCTCGTCCACGACGATCGGCGTCTCGGTCAGGATCATCTCGACGATCGATAGTCGCGTCTGGTCGACCAGCGACATCAGATCGGGGCTGGCGCTGGCGGGACCGCGCAGCAGCGCCAGATAGGACTGGCGGTTCTCGCTGACATAGTCGATGTAGCGCTCGATCGAATCCCGCAGCTTCTCGAAGAGGTCGAGCGAGCTGTCGGGCCGGACGCGTTGCAGAAGTTCGGTATTTGCGTGCGCGACGACGGCGAGCTGGAAGTCCTGCATGGTCGGGAAGTAGTGGAACAGCAGGCCACGGGAAATGCCCGCCTGTTCGGCGATGTCGCTGACGGAGATCTCTTCCAGCGGCCGCTCGCCTAGCATCTTGACCCCAAGGGTGATCAGCTGCAGACGGCGCTCGTCCGGACTCAGCCGGGTTCGCTTGGTTTCTCCGTTCGCTTTACTACCCACGAACACCACCTTACTGAACGCTAGTCAATACTGTTGACTCGTGCTCAATAAGACCGTACTCTCGGGTACATGAGTCGCAAGGTTACAGACAAAGCTGTCGGCAACCGCCCTGCCCGCCACGCCAAGACGATCATCATCGGCAGTGGATTCGCGGGCCTCGGGCTGGCAATCCGGCTGAGCCAACAGGGCCGCAATGACTATCTCGTCCTGGAGCGCGGCAGCGATGTCGGCGGCACCTGGCGGGATAACACGTACCCGGGCGCGGCCTGCGATGTGCCGTCGCACCTGTACTCGTATTCCTTCGCACTCAATCCGAACTGGACGCGCTCGTTCTCCAAGCAGGGCGAGATCCAGCAGTACATCCGCAGCGTCGCGGAGCGGTACGACGTGCTGGACAAGCATCTGTTCAACTGCGATGTCACCAGCGCCCGCTGGAACACCGAGACCGCGCTGTGGGAGATCGAATCCAGCCAGGGCAGCTTCACCGCCGACACCGTGGTCTCCGCGGTCGGCGCGCTCTGCGAACCGGCACTCCCGGATATCAAGGGCATCAACGACTTCGAGGGCGAGGTCTTCCACTCGGCCCGCTGGAACCACGACGCCGACCTGACCGGCAAGCGCGTCGCCATCATCGGCACCGGCGCCTCCGCCATCCAGATCGTGCCCGCCATCGCGGCCCAGGTCGGTCACCTCGACGTCTACCAGCGCACCGCGCCGTGGCTGCTGCCCCGCATGGACCGCCCCTACCTGGCTGCCGAACGCTTCGCGTTCAAGCACATTCCCGGCGTGCAGCGCCTCTCCCGCGCCGCCATCTACGCCGCCCGCGAGACCCAGGTCGTGGGCCTGACCAAGCTCCCGGCGATCATGCAGGGCTTCGAACTGCTGGCGAAGGCCAAGCTGCAGTTCGAGATTCGCGATCCGGAGCTGCGCAAGAAGGTCACCCCGAACTTCCGCATCGGCTGCAAGCGCATGCTGATCTCCAACGAGTACTACCCCGCGCTGAGCCGCGACAATGTCGACGTGGTCACCGACGGCATCAAGGAGATCCGCGCCAACTCGATCGTCACCGCCGACGGCACCGAGCGCGAGATCGACGCCCTGATCGTGGCGACCGGCTTCCACGTCACCGACTCCCCGACCTACAACACCATCGCGGGCAAGGACGGTCGTACGCTCTCGGAGGTCTTCGACGAGATCGGCCAGCAGGGCTACAAGGGCTCGGCCATCGCCAACTTCCCGAACATGTTCTTCCTGCTCGGCCCGAACGTCGGCCTGGGCCACACCTCGATGGTGTTCATGATCGAATCGCAGATCAACTACATCGCCGACGCGCTGGCCACCGTGGACCGGCTCGGCCTGAGCACGGTCGAGGTGCGCCGCGACGCGCAGGACACTTACAACAAGGACCTGCAGCAGAAGCTGGCCAAGAGCGTGTGGAACACCGGCGGCTGCGCCAGCTGGTACCTCGACAAGCACGGTAACAATACGACGCTGTGGCCGGACTTCACCTTCGAATTCCGTAGGCTGACCAAGAAGTTCGACGTATCGGCATACGAGACGACGTCGTCTGCGGGCGACCGGAAAGTGGTGGCATAAACAGTGGGCAACGACGCTTACTTCAAGGACAAAGTCTGTGTGATCACCGGAGCCGGTTCCGGCATCGGTCGCGCCCTGGCGGAAAATCTGGCCAAGCGCGGCGCGAAGCTGGCGCTCTCCGATATCGACACCGAGGGCCTGGCCGAGACCGTGCGCCGCTGCGAAGCCCTTGGCGCGCAGGTGAAATCGGATCGGCTCAATGTCGCCGAGCGGGAAGCGGTGCTGCTCTACGCCGACGCCGTGAAGGCGCACTTCGGTGTGGTGCACCAGATCTACAACAACGCGGGTATCGCCTACCACGGTGACGTGATCAAGTCCGAGTTCAAGGACATCGAGCGGATCATGGACGTGGACTTCTGGGGTGTCGTCAACGGCACCAAGGCGTTCCTGCCGATGCTGATGGAATCCGGTGCGGGCCACGTCATCAACATCTCCAGCCTGTTCGGCCTGATCGCGGTGCCCAGCCAGAGCGCTTACAACTCGGCGAAATTCGCGGTCCGCGGATTCACCGAGTCGCTGCGCCAAGAGATGATTCTCGGCAAGCACCCGGTCGAGGTCACCTGCGTACACCCCGGCGGCATCAAGACCGCGGTCGCGCGCAACTCCACCTTCGCCGAGGGCATCGACGGCAAGAAGGCTGCCGCCATGTTCGACGCGAAGCTGGCCATCCACACCCCGGAAATGGCCGCGCAGGTCATCACCGAGGGCGTGCGCAAGCGCCACGGCCGCGTACTGATCGGCTGGGAAGCCAAACTGCTCGACGCGTTCGTCCGAATCACGGCATCCGGCTACCAGCGGATTTCCGCCGTGGTGAACCGGGCCGTCCAGCCCTGAGGTAATCCGTTGCGCGACATCAACCTTCCGCTGCCCATCACCAAAGCTGTGCTGGGACGGATGTTTCCGGCCATGCTCAACGCCCGGCTGTCGTACCCGCTCCAGCGCAAGCTGATGGATCTGGGTTCGGCGCTGCAATGGCTGCCCGACAACACCGTCGTGCATCGGCTCCGGCTGGCCGGGCGCCCCGCCGAAAAGCTCACCGCCCGTGGGAAATCCGCCGAGGGTGCGGTGCTGTACCTGCACGGCGGCGGGTACGCGGTCGGCTCGCTGGCCACCCACCGTTCGCTGGCCGCGCGGCTGGCGCACGAGACCGGGTGCGCGGTGTACCTGCTCGACTACCGGCTGGCGCCGGAACACCCGTTCCCGGCCGGGCTCGAGGACGCCACCGCGGCGTTCCTGGAGCTGGTCGAGAACGCGGGCTACCAGGCCGACCAGATCGCCATCGCCGGTGACTCCGCCGGCGGCGGGCTGAGCCTGGCCACCGCACAGCGGCTGATCGCGCGGCACGGGCTGACACCGGCCGCGCTCGGTTTGATCGCGCCCTGGACCGACCCGAACGTCATTCCGGAAAAGGACCGCGACCTCGTCATCAACCGGGCCTGGTCGCGGGCCTGCGCCGCCGCCTACCTGGGCGCGGGCGACGGTCAGGACACCGGCTACGCGCCGCTGCGCGGCGAGCTGACCGGGCTACCGCCCACCTACGTGCAGGTCGATGTGAGTGAACTGCTGCACAGTCAGTGCGTAGAGTTGGTCACCGCACTGCGTGCCGCGGGTGTGCATGTCCGGTTCACCGAAAGCCAGGGACTGTGGCATGTCGCGCAAGCGCAGGCGGCCTTCGTCGGGCCCGCCGCGGCGGCCGTCACGGAGCTGGCCGATTTCTTGAAAGAAGGGGTCCAACCGGTGTCGATGCGCGATCTAGGATGACACCGATCCCCACCCCCACCGGGCTTCGACCGCGGGTCGAACGCGTTTCCGGTGGTCGATATGACGACCGCCTCATAGGTGTCGTAGATTACTGGCGAGTAAACCACCTGGAAGGGCACTGATGCGCGAGTTCGAAGTTCCGGCTTCTTACACAATCCCGGCTGACGCGAACAATTCCGACAACGTCTTCCGGCACGCGGAACAGTCGCCTGACGCGGTCCTGTTCAACGTGCCGAACGGCAACGGCGACTTCACCGATGTGACCGCCGCGGAATTCGCGAAGGCCGTCACCGGCGTCGCGAAGGGCATTATCGCCTCGGGCATCGAAGTGGGCGACCGCGTCGCCATCATGGCCGCGACCCGCTACGAGTGGGCGCTCATCGACTTCGCCATCTGGGCCGCCGGTGGCTGCACCGTCGCGATCTATGACAGCTCGGCCGCCGAGCAGGCCAAGTGGATCCTGCAGGACTCGGCCACCAAGCTGCTGATCCTGGAGAACGCCAAGCACCAGGACACCATCGCGGAGATCGAAGACGGCGCGCTGCCCGGCCTGGCCGAGACCCTGCAGATCGACCAGGGCGCTGTCGACCAGCTCATCGCGCGGGGCGCGGACCTCGACGACAGCGTGGTGCACGAGCGCCGCAAGCAGGTCGGCGCGCAGTCGCCCGCCACCCTGATCTACACCTCCGGCACCACCGGCCGGCCCAAGGGCGTCGCGCTGACCCACGCGAACCTCTACGGCCAGTCCCGGTCCGACCGCATCGCGGCGGACAAGTTCATGGGCCCCGGCAAGAAGACCCTGATGTTCCTGCCCATGGCCCACGTGTTCGCGCGTGCGCTGACCCTGGCCTCCTTCGACGCCCGGGTGACCATCCGGTTCACCGCCGACTGGACCACCCTGGTCGACCAGTTCGGCGCCTACCGCCCGCACTACATCCTCGCCGTGCCGCGCGTGTTCGAGAAGGTGTTCAACAGCGCCAAGCAGAAGGCGCACGACGGCGGCAAGGGCAAGATCTTCGACGCGGCCGCCGCCACCGCCATCGCCTACAGCGAGGCCGTCGACAACGGCGGCGCGGGCCTGGTGCTCAAGCTCAAGCACACGCTGTTCGACAAGCTCGTCTACAGCAAGCTGCGCACCGCGCTCGGCGGCCAGTGCGAGGCCTCGGTCTCCGGCGGCGGCCCGCTCGGCGCGCGCCTGGGCCACTTCTTCCGGGGCGTCGGCGTCACCATCTACGAGGGCTACGGCCTCACCGAAACCACCGCCGCGGTCACCGTGAACACCCCCGAGAACATCCGGGTCGGGTCGGTCGGCAAGCCCACCGAAGGCCACGCGGTCAAGATCGCCGAGGACGGCGAGCTGCTGCTCAAGGGCTTCTCGGTGTTCGGCGGGTACTGGCAGAACGACGAAGCCACCGCGGAGTCGTTCGCCGACGGCTGGTTCAAGACCGGCGACCTCGGCGCCATCGACGGCGACGGCTACGTCACCATCACCGGCCGCAAGAAGGAAATCATCGTCACCGCGGGCGGCAAGAACGTCTCCCCCGCCGTGCTCGAGGATTCGCTGCGCGCGCACCCGCTGATCAGCCAGGTCATGGTGGTCGGCGACGGCCAGCCCTTCATCGGCGCCCTGATCACCCTCGATCCGGAAGCCCTGCCCGGCTGGAAGGAACGCAACGGCGTTTCCGCCGAGACCCCGATCGAGCAGTTGATCGAGAACGCGGCCCTGGTCGCCGAGGTCGATGCCGCCGTCGCGGAGACCAACCACAAGGTCTCCAAGGCCGAGGCCATCAAGAAGATCCGCATCCTCCCGGTCGACTGGACCCAGGAGACCGGCGAACTCACCCCGAAGATGTCGCTCAAGCGCAACGTGGTGATGAAGCAGTACGCCGCGGACGTGGACTCGATCTACAACTGAGATAGCTCCCGCGAGAAGGCGCTGCCGGTGACACGTTCACCGGCAGCGCCTTTCGCGTATCGGCGGCAGCAGTAGGCTCGGGCCATGGCCGAACTGCGATTTCGGGTGGTTGCGGGGATCCTTGCCGCGGGGCTGACGCTCGGCGTGGCCGAGTTGGTCGCCGCGTTCATCGGGGCGGACAGTGCCCCGCACGTCGTGCTCGGCTCGACCGTCATCGACCACACGCCGGATGGGTTGCGGGAGTGGGCGATCCAGACGTTCGGCACCAATGACAAAGCGGTGCTGTATCTGTGCATGGCGGTTGTCGCGGCGGTCTTCGCCGGAATCGCTGGGGCGATCGAACGTACCGAGCGGGCGGCCGGGTCGATCCTCCTGGGCCTGTTCGGGGTGCTGGTCGCCGTGATCGCGGTGGGACGTACCGGGCTGTCGGGCGCGCTGCCGACGGTGCTCGGGGTGGGGGCCGGGATCTACGCGCTGCGGGTGCTGACCGCGATGGTGGACGACGTCGAGAATGCCGCCGCAGCAGCACAATCCGAGGCCGGTGAATACGGTGCGGCCGACAGCGCTCCCACCCCAGCACAATCCGATGCCTCTGCCACACACCCGCGCGAGACTGGCGTCGTCCCAGCACAATCGAACAACACAGACTCGCACGCGAACGCGGTCCCCTCAGCACGACCCGAGGGCCGCCTAGCGCGGGTACCGGTCGCACCCCAGGTCGCGCTGCCGGAACGGCGGACATTGTTACGCGGCATCCTGATCACCGGTGGGCTGGCGGTGGCGGCCGGGGTCGGTGGGCGCCTGCTCGGATTGCAGCGCGCCGACGTGTCGGCGGAGCGTGCGGCCGTGCAACTCCCGCAACCCAGTGGGCCGCCGATTTCCCTTGCGCCGGAAGCGGATCTGAAGATCCCCGGCCTGACCCCCTACCTGACCCCGAACTCGACCTTCTACCGGATCGACACCGCGCTCACCGTGCCGCAGGTGTCGATCGAGGACTGGTCCCTGCGGATCCACGGCATGGTCGATCGCGAAATCCGCATCAGCTGGGCAGATCTCGCCAATCGCACCGCGATCGAGCGGCTGGTCACCCTGGCCTGCGTCTCGAACCCGGTCGGCGGCGACCTCATCGGCAACGCCCTCTGGCGCGGCTACCGCCTCGACGAACTCCTCGCCGAAGCGGGCCCGCACCCCGACGCCGACATGGTGCTGTCCACCTCCAAGGACGGCTGGACCTGCGGCACACCCCTGACCGCCCTCACCGACGGCCGCGACTCCCTGCTCGCCGTCGGCATGAACGGCGAACCCCTCCCGGTCTCGCACGGCTACCCCGCCCGCCTGGTCGTCCCCGGCCTCTACGGCTACGTCTCGGCCACCAAATGGGTCACCGACCTCGAGGTCACCCGCTTCGATCGCGCCACCGCCTACTGGACCCGCCGCGGCTGGTCCGCGCAGGGCCCCATCAAAACCGCCTCCCGCATCGACACACCACGCAACCGCGCCCGCCTCTCGGCCGGTCGCATCCCCATCGCGGGCGTCGCCTGGGCCCAGCACCGCGGCATCACCGCCGTCGAAGTCCAAATCGACAGCGGACCATGGCAACCCGCCCGCCTCTCGGCCGACCAATCCATCGACACCTGGCGCCAATGGGTCTACGACTGGGACGCCACCCCCGGCCCCCACACCCTGCGCGCCCGCGCCATCGACAGCACCGGCCAACCCCAGACCGCCGAGTTCCAGGACGTCATCCCGGACGGCGCCACCGGGTATCCGTCGGTCAACGTCCAGGTCAGCTGAGCTGGATCTTCAGTCACCGATCATGCGCGGCCGTTGTCGAGTGGCACCGAACCGATCGGCTGCCAAGCACCGCCGATGTGCTCTCGCCACAGGCCCAGGGCATCGAACCGGAACACCGGCGGCGGCGCGACGGCGAGCGCTGCCTCGGCTTCGGCGAGCACGCCCGCGCTGTGCTGTCCCGGCATGGCGATCGTCAGGTGCGGATGGGGCTCGGTGAATTCCCCTCCGTAAGGCGGGCATTCGGGAAAAGCGGCGAATACCGAGCGCAATAGTTCGCGCACCCGGTCGAATGGTTCGGGACGCAGCCAGACCGTCCCGTTCGGGAACCGACCGGCAGCGGGAAAGATGATCTCGAAGGGGTCGACATCGGCGATCGCATCCCGCAGCCGCTGGACATCCCGCGCACTCGGCTCCGCCAGCCAAGGCACCAGCACACTGATGTGCGGCGGAACGATCTCGGTCAACGGAACACCGGGGCACTCCGACCAGTAGGACACCGAACGCCAACGATCCGTGAAATCCGCGAGTTCGGGAACGGCGATCAGGATGGCGGTCCGGCGGATCAACTCGCTCACATGGTCATCGTCCCACCGCTACTCGTCCGCTGCGGCCGAAGGCGGGTCAGTCGCCGAGCATTCCGGGCTTGGCCGGGGCGTCGGTGTGGCCGTCCGGAGCGGAGCGGCCATGGCTGACGAACAGGGCGGACGCGAGCACGCCGACCAGAAGGATCGCGGCGGGCAGGAGCATCGATTGGCTGAGGGCGGCGCTGAACGCTTCCTTGACGGGTTCGGGGATGGGCCCTTGGCCCGCACCGCCTTCGGCGATCTTGCCGCTGCCGAGGCCGTGGGCGGCGACGCGGGCGGAGATGAGGGCGCTGATGGCGGCGCTGCCGAGGACCGAACCGACCTGGCGGGTGGTGTTGTAGACACCCGCGCCGGCGCCGGCCTGGTAAACCGGCAGGTTGTGGGTGGCGGTGGTGGCCAGCGGGGCCCAGATGCAGGCGTTGGCCAAGCCCGCGAAACCTGCTGCGATGAGATACCAGACCAGTGCGGTGTGCGGTTTCATCAAGGCGGAGAAGCTGAGGATCGACAGCGCGAACAGGGTGAAGCCGAAGGTCGGGATGAGGCGCGGGGGCAGTTTGTCGGAGAGTTTGCCGATCAGGGGCGCGCAGATGCCGGTAATGATCGCCATCGGCGCGAAGACCAGGGCGGAGCGGGTGGGTGAAAGTTCGCGTACCGCTTGCAGATAGAAGTAGGACGGCACCATCATGGCGGTGACCGCCGCGCCCATGGCGGCGATGGCCAGGTTGGACAGGC encodes:
- a CDS encoding TetR/AcrR family transcriptional regulator — protein: MGSKANGETKRTRLSPDERRLQLITLGVKMLGERPLEEISVSDIAEQAGISRGLLFHYFPTMQDFQLAVVAHANTELLQRVRPDSSLDLFEKLRDSIERYIDYVSENRQSYLALLRGPASASPDLMSLVDQTRLSIVEMILTETPIVVDEQDRPRLVLAVRGWIAFVEEITLSWLRSETITRDQLVDLLVESLLSLSLALNPALAAALRG
- a CDS encoding NAD(P)/FAD-dependent oxidoreductase, with protein sequence MSRKVTDKAVGNRPARHAKTIIIGSGFAGLGLAIRLSQQGRNDYLVLERGSDVGGTWRDNTYPGAACDVPSHLYSYSFALNPNWTRSFSKQGEIQQYIRSVAERYDVLDKHLFNCDVTSARWNTETALWEIESSQGSFTADTVVSAVGALCEPALPDIKGINDFEGEVFHSARWNHDADLTGKRVAIIGTGASAIQIVPAIAAQVGHLDVYQRTAPWLLPRMDRPYLAAERFAFKHIPGVQRLSRAAIYAARETQVVGLTKLPAIMQGFELLAKAKLQFEIRDPELRKKVTPNFRIGCKRMLISNEYYPALSRDNVDVVTDGIKEIRANSIVTADGTEREIDALIVATGFHVTDSPTYNTIAGKDGRTLSEVFDEIGQQGYKGSAIANFPNMFFLLGPNVGLGHTSMVFMIESQINYIADALATVDRLGLSTVEVRRDAQDTYNKDLQQKLAKSVWNTGGCASWYLDKHGNNTTLWPDFTFEFRRLTKKFDVSAYETTSSAGDRKVVA
- a CDS encoding SDR family oxidoreductase, whose protein sequence is MGNDAYFKDKVCVITGAGSGIGRALAENLAKRGAKLALSDIDTEGLAETVRRCEALGAQVKSDRLNVAEREAVLLYADAVKAHFGVVHQIYNNAGIAYHGDVIKSEFKDIERIMDVDFWGVVNGTKAFLPMLMESGAGHVINISSLFGLIAVPSQSAYNSAKFAVRGFTESLRQEMILGKHPVEVTCVHPGGIKTAVARNSTFAEGIDGKKAAAMFDAKLAIHTPEMAAQVITEGVRKRHGRVLIGWEAKLLDAFVRITASGYQRISAVVNRAVQP
- a CDS encoding alpha/beta hydrolase → MRDINLPLPITKAVLGRMFPAMLNARLSYPLQRKLMDLGSALQWLPDNTVVHRLRLAGRPAEKLTARGKSAEGAVLYLHGGGYAVGSLATHRSLAARLAHETGCAVYLLDYRLAPEHPFPAGLEDATAAFLELVENAGYQADQIAIAGDSAGGGLSLATAQRLIARHGLTPAALGLIAPWTDPNVIPEKDRDLVINRAWSRACAAAYLGAGDGQDTGYAPLRGELTGLPPTYVQVDVSELLHSQCVELVTALRAAGVHVRFTESQGLWHVAQAQAAFVGPAAAAVTELADFLKEGVQPVSMRDLG
- a CDS encoding long-chain fatty acid--CoA ligase; the encoded protein is MREFEVPASYTIPADANNSDNVFRHAEQSPDAVLFNVPNGNGDFTDVTAAEFAKAVTGVAKGIIASGIEVGDRVAIMAATRYEWALIDFAIWAAGGCTVAIYDSSAAEQAKWILQDSATKLLILENAKHQDTIAEIEDGALPGLAETLQIDQGAVDQLIARGADLDDSVVHERRKQVGAQSPATLIYTSGTTGRPKGVALTHANLYGQSRSDRIAADKFMGPGKKTLMFLPMAHVFARALTLASFDARVTIRFTADWTTLVDQFGAYRPHYILAVPRVFEKVFNSAKQKAHDGGKGKIFDAAAATAIAYSEAVDNGGAGLVLKLKHTLFDKLVYSKLRTALGGQCEASVSGGGPLGARLGHFFRGVGVTIYEGYGLTETTAAVTVNTPENIRVGSVGKPTEGHAVKIAEDGELLLKGFSVFGGYWQNDEATAESFADGWFKTGDLGAIDGDGYVTITGRKKEIIVTAGGKNVSPAVLEDSLRAHPLISQVMVVGDGQPFIGALITLDPEALPGWKERNGVSAETPIEQLIENAALVAEVDAAVAETNHKVSKAEAIKKIRILPVDWTQETGELTPKMSLKRNVVMKQYAADVDSIYN
- a CDS encoding molybdopterin-dependent oxidoreductase, producing MAELRFRVVAGILAAGLTLGVAELVAAFIGADSAPHVVLGSTVIDHTPDGLREWAIQTFGTNDKAVLYLCMAVVAAVFAGIAGAIERTERAAGSILLGLFGVLVAVIAVGRTGLSGALPTVLGVGAGIYALRVLTAMVDDVENAAAAAQSEAGEYGAADSAPTPAQSDASATHPRETGVVPAQSNNTDSHANAVPSARPEGRLARVPVAPQVALPERRTLLRGILITGGLAVAAGVGGRLLGLQRADVSAERAAVQLPQPSGPPISLAPEADLKIPGLTPYLTPNSTFYRIDTALTVPQVSIEDWSLRIHGMVDREIRISWADLANRTAIERLVTLACVSNPVGGDLIGNALWRGYRLDELLAEAGPHPDADMVLSTSKDGWTCGTPLTALTDGRDSLLAVGMNGEPLPVSHGYPARLVVPGLYGYVSATKWVTDLEVTRFDRATAYWTRRGWSAQGPIKTASRIDTPRNRARLSAGRIPIAGVAWAQHRGITAVEVQIDSGPWQPARLSADQSIDTWRQWVYDWDATPGPHTLRARAIDSTGQPQTAEFQDVIPDGATGYPSVNVQVS
- a CDS encoding 2'-5' RNA ligase family protein: MSELIRRTAILIAVPELADFTDRWRSVSYWSECPGVPLTEIVPPHISVLVPWLAEPSARDVQRLRDAIADVDPFEIIFPAAGRFPNGTVWLRPEPFDRVRELLRSVFAAFPECPPYGGEFTEPHPHLTIAMPGQHSAGVLAEAEAALAVAPPPVFRFDALGLWREHIGGAWQPIGSVPLDNGRA